A single window of Providencia alcalifaciens DNA harbors:
- the cdd gene encoding cytidine deaminase — protein sequence MHSRFKAAWAELPEKLQSVLKPIMDKPDFSAMLTAEQVKQIKAESGCTDSELAFSLLPFAAAYAVTPISRFNVGAIACGISGNLYFGANMEFNHVSIGQTIHAEQCAITHAWLKGEKQLTSITVNYTPCGHCRQFMNELREGGKIMVHLPKRQAATLHEYLPDSFGPSDLNITTLLLDNVNHGYQNQSRDRLLSAAVEAANQSHAPYSESHSGIAVQLKDGSLFTGRYAENAAFNPSLPPLQAALIMVNLAGKDIHAIEQAVLVEKQDATVQQWCTTENTLHALGCQKVERVYLNESI from the coding sequence ATGCATTCAAGATTCAAGGCCGCTTGGGCCGAACTTCCAGAAAAGTTACAGTCTGTCCTAAAACCTATTATGGACAAACCTGATTTCTCAGCCATGTTAACCGCTGAGCAAGTAAAGCAAATTAAAGCTGAGAGTGGATGCACTGACAGTGAACTCGCTTTTTCATTATTACCTTTCGCAGCGGCTTACGCTGTTACACCAATTTCTCGCTTTAATGTAGGCGCAATCGCTTGCGGTATCAGTGGTAATCTCTATTTCGGCGCAAATATGGAATTTAACCATGTTTCGATTGGTCAAACTATCCATGCTGAACAATGTGCCATTACCCATGCGTGGTTAAAAGGTGAAAAGCAATTAACCTCCATTACCGTTAACTACACGCCTTGCGGTCACTGCCGACAATTTATGAATGAGCTGCGTGAAGGCGGTAAGATCATGGTGCATTTACCAAAACGCCAAGCTGCAACGCTCCATGAATATTTGCCCGATTCGTTTGGCCCATCAGACCTGAATATCACTACTTTACTTCTCGATAATGTGAACCATGGCTATCAAAATCAAAGCCGCGATAGATTATTATCTGCTGCGGTTGAAGCTGCGAACCAATCTCACGCACCATACAGCGAATCTCACTCGGGTATAGCCGTGCAGTTAAAAGATGGCTCTCTGTTTACAGGTCGTTACGCGGAAAATGCTGCGTTTAACCCAAGCTTACCGCCATTGCAAGCGGCGCTGATTATGGTGAATTTAGCGGGTAAAGATATTCATGCTATCGAGCAAGCTGTGTTAGTGGAAAAACAAGATGCAACTGTGCAGCAGTGGTGTACAACAGAAAATACCTTGCATGCGTTAGGTTGCCAAAAAGTGGAACGTGTTTATTTGAATGAGTCCATTTAA
- a CDS encoding CidB/LrgB family autolysis modulator: protein MLEHIWWSLPLTIVVFYLARALSIKCKLPILNPLLLTIAIIIPLLILTNTSYEHYFAGSKILNDLLQPAVVALAFPLYEQMHQIRAQWKSLFSICFAGSIVAMFTGATIALWLGATPDIAGSILPKSVTTPIAMAVADSVGGIPAISAACVLFVGILGAMFGHSLFDVLRIRTHASRGLAMGTASHALGTARCAEVNYIEGAYSSLALMTCGVITSLIAPFIFPVILHLFS, encoded by the coding sequence ATGTTAGAACATATTTGGTGGTCACTGCCGTTAACTATCGTTGTCTTCTATTTAGCAAGAGCGCTATCAATCAAGTGCAAATTGCCGATTCTGAATCCATTATTACTCACTATCGCGATCATTATTCCGCTACTGATCCTGACGAACACCTCTTATGAGCACTATTTTGCGGGCAGTAAAATACTCAATGATTTATTACAGCCAGCCGTCGTCGCCCTCGCCTTTCCGCTCTACGAGCAAATGCACCAGATTAGAGCGCAATGGAAATCCCTATTTAGTATCTGTTTTGCTGGCAGTATTGTGGCGATGTTTACGGGCGCGACTATTGCTCTGTGGCTAGGAGCAACACCGGATATTGCAGGTTCAATATTACCTAAATCAGTGACAACACCGATAGCGATGGCAGTCGCCGATTCAGTCGGAGGCATCCCCGCTATCAGCGCCGCTTGCGTCCTTTTTGTCGGAATTTTAGGGGCGATGTTCGGTCATAGCCTATTTGATGTTTTGCGTATTCGCACCCACGCATCGCGAGGTTTGGCGATGGGTACCGCTTCTCACGCCTTGGGAACGGCACGTTGTGCAGAAGTTAACTATATTGAAGGGGCTTACAGTTCATTAGCGTTAATGACCTGCGGGGTGATCACCTCGCTGATTGCGCCTTTTATCTTTCCTGTCATTCTTCACTTATTTAGCTAA
- a CDS encoding CidA/LrgA family protein has translation MSLKQVLNTGWQYLRAFAILYLCLIIGNVISKLLPFSIPGSIVGMLLLFVLLALQVVPAHWAKPGCSILLKNMTILFVPIGVGIMNYYDLLSQQMIPIVVSCIASTLIVMIVVAVSSNYIHKERPIVGVKPDEVPLPPEEPISSTINNDKTKGKE, from the coding sequence ATGTCATTAAAACAAGTATTGAACACCGGATGGCAATATTTGCGAGCCTTCGCAATACTTTACCTCTGCCTGATCATCGGAAATGTGATTTCCAAACTGCTTCCTTTTTCCATTCCCGGTAGTATTGTCGGTATGTTGCTGCTGTTTGTCTTGCTAGCATTGCAGGTCGTCCCTGCTCACTGGGCTAAACCCGGCTGTAGCATCCTACTGAAAAACATGACGATTTTATTCGTTCCCATCGGTGTGGGAATTATGAATTATTATGATTTACTCAGCCAACAGATGATCCCGATTGTCGTCTCTTGCATTGCCAGTACGTTAATTGTCATGATTGTTGTCGCGGTCAGCTCAAACTATATCCATAAAGAACGCCCGATTGTGGGTGTAAAGCCTGATGAAGTTCCTCTTCCTCCTGAAGAACCCATTTCTTCAACCATCAATAATGATAAAACCAAGGGGAAAGAGTGA
- the metG gene encoding methionine--tRNA ligase, with protein sequence MSQVANKLLVTCALPYANGSIHLGHILEHIQADIWVRYQRMRGKEVHFICADDAHGTPIMLKAQQLCITPEEMIAAMNQEHQDDFAGFQISYDNYHSTHSEENKQLSEMIYGKLKNNGFIKNKTISQLYDPEKGMFLPDRFVKGTCPKCKAEDQYGDNCEVCSATYSPTDLINPRSVVSGATPVIRETEHFFFDLPAFSDMLQAWTRSGALQEQVANKMQEWFESGLQQWDITRDSPYFGFEIPDAPGKYFYVWLDAPIGYMGSFKNLCDKRSDLNFDEFWHKDSKADLYHFIGKDIVYFHSLFWPAMLEGSNYRKPTNLFVHGYVTVNGAKMSKSRGTFITARSYLDHFDADCLRYYYAAKLSSRIDDIDLNLEDFVQRVNSDIVNKVVNLASRNAGFIAKRFAGKLSANLAEPALYQQFVDAAKVIGDDFTNREYSKAVREIMALADIANRYVDEKAPWVVAKQEGKDQELQDICSMGINLFRVLMTYLKPILPSLTKRVEEFLKVELTWDSINTPLLNHDVAPFKALFNRIELAKAEAMVEASKQSAQPVKQLTGPLADDPIQEAITFDDFAKIDMRIALIKQADFVEGSDKLLKLQLDIGGETRQVFSGIRSAYPDPKVLEGRLTVMVANLAPRKMRFGISEGMVMAAGPGGKDIYLLSPDNGAQPGMQVK encoded by the coding sequence ATGTCTCAAGTCGCGAATAAATTACTGGTAACCTGTGCGTTACCATATGCTAACGGTTCAATCCATCTCGGTCATATTCTGGAGCACATTCAGGCTGATATTTGGGTCCGTTATCAGCGAATGCGCGGCAAAGAGGTTCATTTCATCTGTGCTGACGACGCGCACGGAACACCGATCATGCTAAAAGCTCAGCAATTATGTATTACGCCTGAAGAAATGATCGCTGCAATGAACCAAGAGCATCAGGACGATTTTGCAGGCTTCCAGATTAGCTACGATAACTACCACTCAACCCACAGTGAAGAAAACAAACAGTTATCTGAAATGATTTATGGCAAGTTAAAGAATAATGGTTTTATTAAGAATAAAACCATTTCACAGCTATACGACCCAGAAAAAGGCATGTTCCTGCCTGACCGTTTCGTAAAAGGCACTTGCCCAAAATGTAAAGCGGAAGATCAATACGGCGATAACTGTGAAGTCTGTAGCGCAACCTATAGCCCAACTGACCTGATCAACCCACGTTCAGTGGTTTCAGGTGCGACACCAGTTATCCGTGAAACTGAACATTTTTTCTTTGATTTACCTGCATTTAGCGACATGCTGCAAGCATGGACTCGCTCTGGCGCACTGCAAGAGCAAGTGGCTAACAAAATGCAAGAATGGTTTGAATCTGGTTTGCAACAGTGGGATATCACCCGTGATTCCCCGTATTTCGGCTTTGAAATTCCAGATGCACCGGGTAAATATTTCTACGTTTGGCTGGATGCGCCAATCGGCTATATGGGCTCTTTTAAAAACCTGTGCGACAAACGCAGCGATTTAAACTTTGATGAATTTTGGCATAAAGATTCCAAAGCGGATCTTTACCACTTTATCGGTAAAGATATCGTCTATTTCCACAGCCTATTCTGGCCAGCCATGTTAGAAGGCAGCAACTACCGTAAACCAACTAACCTGTTTGTTCACGGTTATGTCACCGTTAATGGTGCAAAAATGTCTAAGTCTCGCGGCACATTTATTACCGCTCGCTCTTATTTAGATCATTTCGATGCTGACTGCCTACGTTATTACTATGCCGCGAAACTCTCTTCACGCATCGACGATATCGACTTGAATTTAGAAGATTTCGTACAGCGTGTGAACAGCGATATCGTTAACAAAGTGGTGAACTTAGCTTCCCGTAACGCAGGTTTTATTGCTAAACGTTTTGCTGGTAAGTTATCTGCAAACTTAGCAGAACCCGCGCTATACCAACAATTTGTTGATGCAGCAAAAGTGATCGGTGACGATTTCACTAACCGTGAATATAGCAAAGCCGTGCGTGAAATTATGGCATTAGCGGATATTGCAAACCGCTATGTGGATGAGAAAGCGCCTTGGGTCGTTGCGAAACAAGAAGGTAAAGACCAAGAACTGCAAGATATCTGCTCAATGGGTATCAACTTATTCCGCGTATTAATGACTTACTTGAAACCAATTCTGCCAAGCTTAACCAAGCGCGTGGAAGAGTTCCTGAAAGTTGAATTAACGTGGGATTCCATCAATACGCCATTACTGAACCACGACGTAGCACCATTTAAAGCGCTATTCAACCGTATTGAATTAGCGAAAGCGGAAGCAATGGTCGAAGCGTCAAAGCAAAGTGCTCAGCCAGTTAAACAGCTGACCGGCCCTCTGGCGGATGATCCTATTCAAGAGGCCATCACATTCGATGATTTCGCGAAAATTGATATGCGCATTGCGCTGATCAAACAAGCTGATTTCGTTGAAGGCTCTGATAAGCTACTGAAGTTACAGTTAGATATCGGTGGTGAAACTCGCCAAGTATTCTCTGGTATCCGTAGCGCTTATCCAGATCCAAAAGTCTTGGAAGGTCGTTTAACCGTAATGGTGGCAAACCTTGCACCACGTAAAATGCGCTTTGGTATCTCCGAAGGTATGGTGATGGCTGCAGGCCCTGGTGGTAAAGACATTTACCTACTTAGCCCAGATAATGGTGCACAACCGGGTATGCAAGTTAAATAA
- the apbC gene encoding iron-sulfur cluster carrier protein ApbC, with product MNDKSPEQNKPELLTEQVSTVLASFTHPTLKRNLISIKALHRCALLDNVLHVELVMPFVWKGPFQTLISEKTAELKQLTGAHAVEWKLRHDITTLKRANDLPGINGVRNILAVSSGKGGVGKSSTSVNLALALAQEGAKVGILDADIYGPSIPNMLGTTLERPTSPDGQHMAPIMAYGLATNSIGYLVTDDNAMVWRGPMASKALMQMLQDTLWPDLDYLVIDMPPGTGDIQLTLSQNIPVTGAVVVTTPQDIALVDAMKGIVMFKKVNVPVLGVVENMSAHICSNCGHVEPIFGTGGAEKLAEKYNTKLLGQVPLHISLREDLDRGQPTVMRDPEGEFADIYREIASNISALMYWEGDKIPTEISFRAV from the coding sequence ATGAACGATAAATCCCCCGAGCAGAACAAACCAGAACTGCTGACTGAACAAGTCTCCACTGTTTTGGCTTCATTTACACACCCAACTCTCAAGCGCAATCTGATTTCAATCAAAGCATTGCATCGTTGTGCGCTGTTGGACAATGTGTTGCATGTCGAATTAGTTATGCCATTTGTCTGGAAAGGCCCATTCCAAACGCTGATCAGCGAAAAAACGGCTGAATTAAAGCAATTGACGGGTGCTCACGCCGTAGAATGGAAATTACGCCATGATATTACCACTCTGAAGCGTGCCAACGATTTACCGGGCATAAACGGTGTGCGTAATATTCTTGCGGTGAGTTCTGGTAAAGGTGGTGTGGGTAAATCCAGTACTTCCGTGAACTTAGCGTTAGCATTGGCACAAGAAGGCGCAAAAGTCGGTATCCTCGATGCGGATATCTACGGTCCTTCAATTCCGAATATGCTGGGTACTACACTGGAGCGCCCAACGTCTCCAGATGGTCAGCACATGGCACCAATTATGGCATATGGCTTAGCCACTAACTCCATTGGTTACTTAGTCACTGACGACAACGCGATGGTATGGCGTGGTCCAATGGCGAGTAAAGCTTTGATGCAGATGCTGCAAGATACACTATGGCCAGATCTGGATTACCTCGTTATCGATATGCCACCGGGAACGGGTGATATCCAACTGACTCTGTCACAAAATATTCCAGTGACAGGCGCAGTGGTTGTGACCACGCCGCAAGATATTGCTTTAGTGGATGCGATGAAAGGAATTGTCATGTTCAAAAAAGTGAACGTGCCAGTGCTGGGTGTTGTTGAAAACATGAGCGCACATATCTGCAGTAACTGTGGTCATGTGGAGCCTATTTTCGGTACCGGTGGTGCAGAAAAACTGGCTGAGAAATACAATACCAAACTGCTAGGTCAGGTTCCGCTGCATATTTCATTACGTGAAGACTTAGACCGTGGTCAGCCGACCGTAATGCGCGACCCTGAAGGCGAGTTCGCCGATATCTATCGCGAAATTGCGTCTAACATCTCTGCATTGATGTATTGGGAAGGGGATAAGATCCCGACGGAAATCTCTTTCCGCGCCGTGTAA
- a CDS encoding LemA family protein translates to MKFLIFIVVLVLIVIYFYNRIVALREAVVSSETEISVQLDRRGKVFDSLLATVKKYLSHETEVFTKITELRSQAQNATGDKAREAEDALSKMVSSGAINVAVEAYPELKSDAIMANLQEEIVSSENKLSFAKRGYNRSLETYNAYIASMPAALIVGIIPSLKIKKEYWRLEEADIKAEESRRINFD, encoded by the coding sequence ATGAAATTTTTAATTTTTATTGTCGTATTAGTGCTGATTGTTATTTATTTTTATAACCGCATCGTTGCACTACGCGAAGCTGTCGTTTCTAGCGAAACTGAGATCTCTGTTCAATTAGATCGCCGCGGTAAAGTGTTTGATAGCTTACTGGCGACGGTCAAAAAATATTTAAGCCATGAAACAGAAGTCTTCACTAAAATTACCGAGCTTAGAAGCCAAGCACAAAATGCGACAGGGGATAAAGCCCGTGAAGCGGAAGATGCACTGTCTAAAATGGTCAGTAGCGGTGCCATCAATGTGGCAGTTGAAGCGTATCCAGAGTTAAAATCTGATGCGATCATGGCAAATTTACAAGAAGAAATCGTCTCTTCTGAAAACAAACTCTCTTTTGCTAAACGTGGTTATAACCGTTCATTAGAAACTTATAACGCGTATATCGCTTCTATGCCTGCGGCATTAATTGTCGGCATTATTCCTAGCCTGAAAATCAAAAAAGAATATTGGCGTTTAGAAGAAGCGGATATTAAAGCGGAAGAGTCTCGCCGTATTAACTTCGATTAA
- the htpX gene encoding zinc metalloprotease HtpX: MDFRNVIRKNNIRTRLVVLSYIVLMLVIGLLADTATHPDERMDFASNLIAFATLQQLPVATFIILGLTFLGLLYIHFFGHKLMLAGMNAKEITQEGASTPEERQLFNILEELSLSATLRYVPRLYILDTDEPNAFAAGWNSRNALVGVTRGLLQTLNRQEVQAVMAHEVGHIIHGDSKLTLYVGILANVILTVTNVFAQVFIRSAGRSRNNSANKAQTILLLMNIVLPIITKVLYFYLSRTREYMADAAAVDLTSDNQAMISALKKISGDHQQHDYDAESTGQAYRQAAYIFNKGDSVFSTHPSIENRIEALEGRKQF; this comes from the coding sequence ATGGATTTTAGAAACGTTATACGTAAAAACAATATCCGTACTCGGTTAGTTGTGTTGAGTTATATTGTGCTGATGCTAGTAATTGGTTTGCTGGCGGATACCGCAACCCATCCAGATGAGAGAATGGATTTTGCTTCGAACCTGATAGCATTTGCGACATTACAACAACTGCCTGTGGCAACTTTTATTATTCTAGGGCTGACATTTTTAGGCCTACTTTATATTCATTTCTTTGGGCATAAATTGATGCTTGCAGGAATGAATGCGAAGGAAATAACCCAAGAAGGGGCTTCAACCCCGGAAGAAAGACAGCTATTCAATATTTTAGAAGAGCTGAGTTTAAGCGCGACATTACGTTATGTGCCGCGCCTCTATATTTTGGATACTGACGAACCCAATGCATTTGCGGCTGGCTGGAATTCTCGTAATGCTTTAGTCGGCGTCACGCGTGGTTTATTACAAACGCTAAATCGCCAAGAAGTTCAAGCGGTAATGGCTCATGAAGTCGGGCATATTATCCACGGTGATTCTAAATTAACGTTGTATGTGGGTATTTTAGCCAATGTTATTTTGACGGTAACGAACGTTTTTGCTCAAGTGTTTATTCGTTCAGCAGGGCGTAGCCGCAATAATTCAGCGAATAAAGCACAAACCATTTTATTATTGATGAATATCGTGTTGCCAATCATTACCAAAGTTCTCTATTTTTATTTATCGCGTACCCGCGAATATATGGCGGATGCGGCAGCAGTGGACTTAACCTCTGATAACCAAGCGATGATCAGCGCTTTGAAGAAAATTTCAGGGGATCATCAGCAGCATGATTATGATGCTGAAAGTACCGGACAGGCGTACAGGCAGGCGGCATATATTTTTAATAAGGGTGATTCTGTATTTTCAACGCATCCTTCTATAGAGAACCGAATTGAGGCTTTAGAAGGGCGTAAACAGTTTTAA
- the udk gene encoding uridine kinase, translating into MTDTSHHCTIVGISGASASGKSLIASTLYRELREKVGDHNIGVIPEDCYYKDQTDIPMEERLKVNYDHPNSMDHSLLYEHLKSLKSGQAVEIPQYDYVAHTRKQQTVSFKPKKVIIIEGILLLTDKRLREEMDFSIFVDTPLDICLMRRIKRDVNERGRTLDSVIEQYNKTVRPMFLQFIEPSKQYADIIVPRGGKNRVAIDILKAKIGEFCQD; encoded by the coding sequence ATGACTGACACATCGCATCACTGTACCATTGTAGGTATATCGGGCGCTTCTGCATCTGGCAAAAGCCTAATTGCAAGCACCTTATATCGGGAGTTAAGAGAAAAGGTTGGTGATCATAATATCGGTGTTATTCCAGAAGACTGTTACTATAAAGATCAAACAGATATTCCGATGGAAGAGCGACTCAAAGTGAATTATGACCATCCAAATTCAATGGATCACAGTTTACTTTATGAACACCTCAAATCACTGAAAAGTGGTCAAGCCGTCGAAATTCCTCAGTATGACTATGTCGCTCATACTCGCAAACAGCAAACCGTCAGTTTTAAACCAAAAAAGGTCATTATTATTGAAGGTATCCTATTATTAACAGACAAGCGTTTACGTGAAGAGATGGATTTCTCTATTTTTGTGGATACGCCACTGGATATCTGTTTAATGCGCCGTATTAAACGTGATGTTAATGAAAGAGGAAGAACATTAGACTCAGTTATTGAACAGTACAATAAAACAGTTCGTCCAATGTTCTTACAATTTATTGAACCATCGAAACAATATGCCGATATTATCGTACCTCGTGGCGGTAAAAACCGTGTGGCGATTGATATTTTGAAAGCGAAAATTGGTGAGTTCTGTCAGGACTGA
- the dcd gene encoding dCTP deaminase, translating into MRLCDRDIIQWMDEGRLVISPRPPIERINGATADVRLGNQFRVFCGHTAAFIDLSGPKDEVNAALDRVMSDEIVLKDDEPFFLHPGELALAVTLESVTLPDNLVGWLDGRSSLARLGLMVHVTAHRIDPGWRGQIVLEFYNSGKLPLALRPGMVIGALSFEPLSGSADRPYNSRQDAKYKNQQGAVGSRISQD; encoded by the coding sequence ATGCGTCTTTGTGACCGCGATATAATTCAGTGGATGGATGAAGGTCGACTTGTTATTAGCCCGCGCCCACCGATTGAACGGATCAACGGTGCGACTGCGGATGTTCGTCTTGGGAACCAATTTCGTGTTTTTTGTGGACATACTGCGGCATTTATCGATCTAAGTGGACCAAAAGATGAAGTCAATGCGGCGTTAGACCGTGTGATGAGCGATGAAATTGTTCTTAAAGATGACGAGCCTTTCTTCCTTCACCCTGGTGAGTTGGCTCTGGCGGTTACGCTAGAATCCGTCACGCTACCCGATAATTTAGTTGGTTGGTTAGATGGCCGTTCTTCACTAGCAAGACTTGGATTAATGGTTCACGTCACAGCCCACCGGATTGATCCAGGTTGGCGCGGCCAAATTGTGTTAGAGTTTTATAACTCAGGTAAGCTACCTTTAGCATTACGTCCAGGCATGGTGATTGGCGCACTGAGCTTTGAACCGCTATCAGGCAGTGCAGACAGACCTTATAACAGCCGACAAGATGCAAAATATAAAAACCAACAAGGTGCTGTTGGTAGCCGTATTAGTCAAGACTAA
- the asmA gene encoding outer membrane assembly protein AsmA, whose protein sequence is MKRFLTTLIILLVVVVAGLTALVMLVNPNDFRGYLVQQVEKKSGYQLEFKGDMRWHVWPTLSIITGPVSVTAPNASQPVLSAENMRLDVDLWPLISHRLSVEQIVIDGAVIRKTPESEPITTVSTPVAPGGSQVPTDTTDKSQWLLDISKIDITNSLVIWQTSKDEYNLRNINLSLKKSDDKQVAMKFSGNLNKNQQEFNFDIKSDIDLSKLSQQVSGKITQFDYQLSGVDLPENGINGKMTSDFLYTKANSGTVSLENLAIQANDSQLAGIISINLTDIPDVTVNLSSPSLNLDTLIGQAPAAGKSNTVSAASENTASNNERVGVKPVISGSNMQKYDLTGLKGFTAQFNVSMDTLIYRGMSMTGVKIKGDNQTPRLTISQLEGNAFGGQFSLPVTINYSAIPAQVSAKPVFNNINLTPVLKAFSMPEKLSGIISLNASLSGIGYDDYAVKNQWQGPVNFELRSAKLADLNIPQLIQQSVSRFTNKINMPTDTNSFTEVDLFTVSGYLNKGNMNISSLKATSSLLNITGQGRVNIPKETIDVNLSVNILGGWAGDSRLVQQLRSMSIPLRIYGGWNNLQYQLDVEKLLRNELRTQAKEAIGSFLKKEENKGLNDLLNAL, encoded by the coding sequence ATGAAACGGTTTTTAACGACGCTGATTATTTTACTTGTGGTGGTAGTAGCGGGGCTAACAGCTTTAGTGATGTTAGTGAACCCGAATGATTTTAGAGGCTACCTCGTTCAACAAGTTGAGAAAAAAAGTGGTTACCAACTTGAGTTCAAAGGTGATATGCGTTGGCATGTATGGCCAACACTGAGCATCATTACCGGCCCCGTCTCAGTCACTGCACCTAACGCCAGCCAGCCTGTTTTAAGTGCTGAAAATATGCGCTTAGATGTGGATTTATGGCCGTTAATATCCCATCGACTGTCTGTCGAACAAATTGTCATTGATGGTGCGGTAATTCGCAAAACACCTGAAAGTGAACCGATTACGACGGTTAGCACGCCAGTTGCCCCTGGTGGCAGCCAAGTACCTACTGACACTACAGATAAAAGCCAATGGTTACTCGATATCAGTAAAATTGATATCACTAACAGCTTAGTGATCTGGCAAACATCAAAAGATGAATACAACCTACGCAATATTAATCTGTCACTGAAAAAAAGTGATGATAAACAAGTTGCGATGAAATTCAGCGGTAATTTAAATAAAAACCAACAAGAATTTAATTTTGATATTAAATCCGATATTGATTTATCTAAATTATCTCAGCAAGTAAGTGGAAAAATTACGCAGTTTGATTATCAACTTAGTGGTGTTGATTTACCTGAAAATGGTATTAATGGGAAAATGACCTCAGATTTCCTGTATACAAAAGCCAACTCAGGGACGGTTAGTCTTGAAAATCTCGCCATTCAGGCAAATGACAGTCAATTAGCAGGGATAATCAGTATCAATTTAACCGATATTCCAGATGTGACGGTCAATTTATCCTCGCCTTCTTTGAATCTCGATACGTTAATTGGGCAGGCACCCGCTGCGGGTAAATCAAATACAGTCAGTGCAGCCTCTGAAAATACGGCCAGTAATAATGAGCGTGTTGGTGTGAAGCCTGTGATTTCTGGTTCCAACATGCAGAAGTATGATTTAACGGGGCTGAAAGGGTTTACCGCTCAATTTAATGTCTCGATGGATACACTGATTTATCGCGGTATGTCGATGACCGGGGTAAAAATTAAGGGTGATAACCAAACGCCACGTTTAACGATTTCTCAGTTAGAGGGTAATGCGTTCGGTGGGCAATTCTCACTACCCGTGACCATTAACTACAGCGCTATTCCTGCGCAGGTTTCGGCAAAACCTGTATTTAATAATATTAATCTTACCCCAGTATTAAAGGCATTTAGTATGCCTGAAAAACTAAGCGGGATTATCTCGCTAAATGCTTCGTTATCAGGTATTGGCTATGACGATTATGCGGTTAAAAATCAGTGGCAAGGACCGGTTAATTTTGAACTGCGCAGTGCTAAATTGGCGGATTTAAACATTCCGCAATTGATCCAACAATCGGTATCCCGTTTCACTAATAAAATCAATATGCCAACAGATACCAACAGCTTCACTGAAGTGGATCTATTCACCGTGTCGGGATATCTCAACAAAGGCAATATGAATATTTCCTCTCTTAAAGCGACGTCTTCACTGCTGAATATTACTGGACAGGGACGCGTGAATATTCCAAAAGAAACCATTGATGTAAATTTAAGCGTGAATATTCTAGGTGGCTGGGCAGGAGATTCTCGATTAGTACAACAGCTGCGTAGTATGAGTATTCCACTGCGTATTTACGGTGGTTGGAATAACTTACAGTACCAATTGGATGTGGAAAAATTACTGCGTAATGAGCTACGAACTCAAGCTAAAGAAGCTATTGGTAGCTTCTTGAAAAAAGAAGAAAATAAAGGGCTAAATGATTTATTGAATGCGTTGTAA